In Streptomyces sp. NBC_01707, a genomic segment contains:
- a CDS encoding DUF6344 domain-containing protein, protein MSTFKVKSIWTAFITAFFALLASMGLISAPAANAQQPTATNQEHTAAAPATATTPSVRWTLPRDRALPPTMKQRIRAEAHGSSPATRNLTVDTRNTLGATGTTGAARIAHGAPAGKASLLPP, encoded by the coding sequence ATGAGCACCTTCAAGGTCAAGAGCATCTGGACCGCCTTCATCACCGCCTTCTTCGCGCTCCTCGCGTCGATGGGGCTCATCAGTGCCCCCGCCGCGAACGCGCAGCAGCCGACGGCCACGAACCAGGAGCACACGGCTGCTGCCCCCGCAACCGCGACCACTCCGTCGGTGCGATGGACCCTTCCGCGTGACAGGGCGCTGCCACCCACGATGAAGCAGCGCATCCGCGCCGAGGCGCACGGCTCGTCACCGGCCACCAGAAACCTGACCGTGGACACGAGGAACACCCTGGGCGCCACAGGCACCACAGGTGCCGCCCGCATCGCTCACGGCGCCCCGGCGGGGAAGGCCTCACTTCTTCCGCCCTGA
- a CDS encoding amino acid ABC transporter permease, whose product MSVETTAPPRERETVKAVPVRHHGRYIAAVIAIALFAAVVYAFSQGKINWGAVPDYFLDRRILDGVGQTLILTVLSMAIGITGGIILAIMRLSKNPVTSSISWFYIWFFRGTPVLVQLFVWFNLGLVFEYIDLGPFYKDEWSDFMTPFLTALLGLGLNEAAYMAEICRAGLLSVEEGQTEASHALGMSHGKTLRRVVIPQAMRVIVPPTGNEVINMLKTTSLVAAVQYDELLRQAQDIGQTSGAPVEMLFLAAVWYLVLTSILSVGQYCLERHYARGSSRSLPPTPLQKLSATLLSVRRPKGVTA is encoded by the coding sequence ATGTCTGTTGAGACCACAGCCCCGCCCCGCGAGCGGGAGACAGTCAAGGCCGTTCCGGTCCGGCACCACGGCCGGTACATCGCCGCCGTCATCGCCATCGCACTGTTCGCCGCGGTCGTCTACGCCTTCTCACAAGGAAAGATCAACTGGGGCGCCGTCCCCGACTACTTCCTCGACCGGCGCATCCTCGACGGCGTCGGCCAGACGCTGATCCTGACCGTCCTGTCGATGGCCATCGGCATCACCGGCGGCATCATCCTCGCGATCATGCGCCTGTCGAAGAACCCGGTGACCTCATCGATCTCCTGGTTCTACATCTGGTTCTTCCGCGGCACCCCGGTCCTGGTCCAGCTCTTCGTCTGGTTCAACCTCGGCCTCGTCTTCGAGTACATCGACCTGGGCCCGTTCTACAAGGACGAATGGTCCGACTTCATGACACCGTTCCTCACGGCACTCCTGGGGCTGGGACTGAATGAAGCCGCGTACATGGCCGAGATCTGCCGCGCCGGTCTGCTCTCGGTCGAGGAGGGCCAGACCGAGGCCTCCCACGCCCTCGGCATGAGCCACGGCAAGACGCTGCGCCGCGTCGTCATACCCCAGGCCATGCGCGTCATCGTGCCCCCCACGGGCAACGAGGTCATCAACATGCTCAAGACGACCTCCCTGGTAGCCGCAGTGCAGTACGACGAACTCCTCCGCCAGGCCCAGGACATCGGCCAGACCTCCGGTGCACCGGTGGAGATGCTGTTCCTGGCAGCCGTCTGGTACCTCGTCCTCACCTCGATCCTCAGCGTCGGCCAGTACTGCCTGGAACGCCACTACGCCCGCGGCTCCAGCCGCAGCCTCCCGCCGACTCCGCTGCAGAAGCTCAGCGCCACCCTGCTTTCCGTGCGCCGCCCGAAGGGAGTCACGGCATGA
- a CDS encoding LysR family transcriptional regulator, which yields MLELRQLHVLKAIAQEGSLAAAARALHYTQPTITHHLAVLESHFDARLVQRGPRGAALTELGAALLPHVEAVIERLRLAEREVRDLAERGAHTLHIGTFPTAGALLLPPAVKALRHAGVHISLTEGELPTLLRGLRARELHAALVFSQPGDRLDLDDDFELYPLLHDPLQLVLPEDHRCAGQAYVPLEELRDDDWIGAADPRDPCDRLLSWACAQHSFEPVHTLRTDDYAVVQGFVAAGAGVALIPRLALGPPREDVAVRQLEGAPLAREISVAVLRTTAARSIRELVEALTEQAKLIQRRWSDADEDAGLA from the coding sequence ATGCTTGAGCTCCGTCAGCTGCACGTACTGAAGGCGATCGCGCAAGAGGGCTCCCTGGCCGCAGCAGCCCGTGCCCTCCACTACACCCAGCCGACAATCACCCACCACCTCGCGGTGCTGGAGTCCCATTTCGACGCGCGCCTCGTGCAACGCGGGCCGCGCGGGGCCGCACTGACCGAGCTCGGCGCGGCACTCCTGCCGCACGTGGAGGCAGTGATCGAACGGCTGAGACTCGCCGAGCGGGAGGTCCGGGACCTCGCCGAACGGGGTGCGCACACCCTGCACATCGGCACGTTCCCCACGGCCGGCGCGCTGCTGCTGCCGCCCGCCGTGAAGGCTCTCCGTCACGCCGGGGTGCACATCTCACTCACCGAAGGCGAACTGCCGACCCTGCTGCGGGGACTGCGCGCACGGGAGCTCCACGCCGCCCTGGTCTTCTCCCAGCCGGGTGATCGTCTCGATCTCGACGACGACTTCGAGCTGTATCCGCTGCTGCACGATCCACTGCAGCTGGTCCTGCCCGAGGACCACCGGTGCGCCGGCCAGGCGTACGTGCCTCTCGAAGAACTCAGGGACGACGACTGGATCGGCGCGGCGGACCCCCGTGACCCGTGCGACCGCCTTTTGTCCTGGGCCTGCGCCCAGCACTCCTTCGAACCCGTCCACACCCTGCGTACGGACGACTACGCGGTCGTCCAGGGATTCGTCGCAGCGGGCGCCGGCGTGGCCCTCATCCCGCGGCTCGCCCTCGGCCCACCGCGCGAGGACGTCGCCGTACGACAGCTCGAGGGCGCCCCGCTGGCACGGGAGATCAGCGTTGCCGTTCTCCGCACCACCGCCGCGCGCAGTATTCGCGAGCTGGTGGAGGCCCTCACGGAACAGGCCAAGCTGATCCAGCGGCGCTGGAGCGACGCGGACGAGGACGCCGGACTCGCGTAG
- a CDS encoding amino acid ABC transporter ATP-binding protein: MNAMVKAEGVHKSFGPIEVLKGIDLEVAPREVFCLIGPSGSGKSTFLRCINHLEKLNAGRLYVDGDLVGYRQNGNKLHELKDSEVALKRRDIGMVFQRFNLFPHMTALENVMEAPVQVKGETKAVARERAGRLLDRVGLADKAGNYPSQLSGGQQQRVAIARALAMEPKLMLFDEPTSALDPELVGDVLDVMRGLAEDGMTMVVVTHEMGFAREVGDSLVFMDDGVVVEAGNPRDVLTNPQHDRTRTFLSKVL; encoded by the coding sequence ATGAACGCGATGGTGAAGGCCGAGGGCGTCCACAAGTCCTTCGGCCCGATCGAGGTCCTCAAGGGCATCGACCTCGAAGTCGCCCCCCGCGAGGTGTTCTGCCTCATCGGCCCCTCCGGCTCCGGCAAGTCGACCTTCCTGCGCTGCATCAACCACCTGGAGAAACTCAATGCAGGCCGCCTCTACGTCGACGGCGACCTCGTCGGGTACCGGCAGAACGGCAACAAGCTTCACGAGCTCAAGGACAGCGAGGTCGCTCTGAAGCGCCGGGACATCGGCATGGTCTTCCAGCGCTTCAACCTCTTCCCGCACATGACCGCCCTCGAGAACGTCATGGAAGCCCCCGTCCAGGTCAAGGGCGAAACCAAAGCCGTCGCCCGCGAACGCGCCGGAAGACTGCTGGACCGCGTCGGCCTGGCCGACAAGGCCGGCAACTACCCCTCCCAGCTCTCCGGTGGGCAGCAACAGCGCGTCGCCATCGCCCGCGCCCTGGCGATGGAACCCAAGCTGATGCTGTTCGACGAGCCCACCTCCGCCCTCGACCCCGAACTCGTCGGCGACGTCCTCGACGTCATGCGCGGCCTCGCCGAAGACGGCATGACCATGGTCGTCGTCACCCATGAAATGGGCTTCGCACGCGAAGTCGGCGACTCCCTCGTCTTCATGGACGACGGCGTGGTCGTCGAAGCCGGCAACCCCCGGGACGTCCTCACCAACCCGCAGCACGACCGCACCAGGACCTTCCTCTCCAAGGTCTTGTGA
- a CDS encoding VWA domain-containing protein, producing MAGALPVAAAGPGAHGDHGAAAAPGTAAPDDSSLVMVLDSSGSMADDDGTGRTRMETARRAVGTVVDGLPDHYPTGLRVYGADHSRGCADTRLVRPVQPLDRAAVKQAVAAVRPRGDTPIGLSLQKAAKDLPGPADGAMGTRTILLISDGEDNCGTPQPCEVAEQLGKEGAGLRIDTVGFQVKGRAREQLECIAAAGNGRYYDAPDAKALARQLQRASQLSADGYRFRGKRVEGAATGDRAPLLAPGQYLDTIGPGEKRYYAVDLDAVSTADFSATAVPQPGAAVDTFDALRTSLEYGTDSFCATNTERFYQKEGATPLTSAVARIPAPEGTRVCDRAGRYRLVVERESKKGSDAARWPLELVHGVEAPLKKGVTPAASEPEYGVGGRSAALPSGDPRDARGGTGFNDAEELGRGVWRDRILPSQTLWYKVPVGWGQQVRYDVEFANEPTVEQTSSYSYGATQLFTPGRFPVGGGGEFTSTAVYSGRPAAIRMGSVPVSWTNRYEFRPTVQPVHTGGEFYISVTLGARAAEIAENPQIGVVLRVSVLGDERAGPEYGAPALGKKTGDGADKRGNSPSAADSDGTGGAGWTGIAAAAGAGAVVVVIAGLVFVRSRRRAATQTTRGSA from the coding sequence ATGGCGGGAGCGCTGCCGGTCGCGGCGGCCGGACCTGGAGCCCACGGAGACCATGGTGCAGCTGCCGCGCCGGGCACGGCTGCTCCGGACGACAGCAGCCTTGTCATGGTGCTCGACTCCTCCGGATCCATGGCGGACGACGACGGCACCGGCCGGACCCGGATGGAGACCGCACGTAGGGCCGTGGGCACGGTCGTGGACGGTCTTCCCGACCACTATCCGACAGGGCTGCGCGTGTACGGCGCCGATCACTCCCGGGGATGCGCGGACACCCGGCTGGTACGGCCGGTGCAACCGCTCGACCGCGCCGCCGTGAAACAGGCCGTGGCGGCCGTGCGGCCCAGGGGTGACACACCCATCGGCCTGTCCCTGCAGAAGGCCGCGAAGGACCTTCCCGGGCCCGCCGACGGCGCCATGGGGACGCGCACGATCCTGCTGATCTCCGACGGCGAGGACAACTGCGGCACGCCGCAGCCCTGCGAGGTGGCCGAGCAGCTCGGCAAGGAGGGGGCCGGGCTGCGGATCGACACCGTCGGTTTCCAGGTGAAGGGCAGGGCTCGGGAGCAGCTCGAATGCATCGCGGCGGCGGGCAACGGCCGCTACTACGACGCACCGGACGCCAAGGCGCTGGCCAGGCAGTTGCAGCGGGCATCGCAACTCTCCGCGGACGGCTACCGGTTCCGCGGCAAGCGGGTCGAGGGCGCCGCTACCGGCGACCGGGCACCGCTGCTCGCCCCCGGGCAGTATCTGGACACCATCGGCCCCGGTGAGAAGCGGTACTACGCCGTCGATCTGGACGCGGTGTCCACGGCGGACTTCTCTGCGACGGCTGTGCCGCAGCCCGGGGCGGCTGTCGATACCTTCGACGCGCTGCGTACCAGCCTTGAGTACGGCACCGACAGTTTCTGCGCGACGAACACCGAGCGCTTCTACCAGAAGGAGGGTGCGACCCCGCTGACCTCGGCGGTTGCCCGCATCCCCGCCCCGGAGGGAACCCGTGTCTGCGACAGGGCGGGCCGCTACCGGTTGGTGGTGGAGCGGGAGAGCAAGAAGGGCTCCGATGCCGCGCGTTGGCCGCTGGAGCTCGTCCACGGGGTGGAGGCACCGCTGAAGAAGGGGGTCACGCCCGCCGCGTCGGAGCCGGAGTACGGCGTGGGTGGCAGGAGTGCGGCGCTGCCCTCCGGCGACCCCCGTGATGCGCGGGGCGGCACCGGATTCAACGATGCCGAGGAGCTCGGCCGGGGCGTGTGGCGCGACCGGATCCTTCCGTCGCAGACGCTCTGGTACAAGGTTCCGGTCGGCTGGGGCCAGCAGGTGCGCTACGACGTCGAGTTCGCCAACGAGCCGACCGTGGAGCAAACCTCCTCGTACTCGTACGGGGCTACGCAGCTGTTCACGCCGGGCCGCTTCCCGGTCGGCGGTGGCGGCGAGTTCACGTCGACGGCCGTGTACAGCGGCCGTCCGGCCGCAATCAGGATGGGGTCGGTTCCGGTCTCCTGGACCAACCGCTACGAGTTCCGCCCCACGGTCCAGCCGGTGCACACCGGGGGCGAGTTCTACATCTCCGTGACGCTGGGCGCGCGGGCCGCCGAGATCGCCGAGAACCCGCAGATCGGTGTGGTGCTTCGGGTATCGGTGCTCGGCGACGAGCGGGCCGGACCGGAGTACGGTGCGCCCGCCCTCGGGAAGAAGACGGGCGACGGGGCGGACAAGAGGGGCAATTCACCTTCGGCCGCAGACAGCGACGGTACGGGCGGGGCAGGATGGACCGGCATCGCGGCCGCTGCCGGGGCGGGCGCCGTGGTGGTTGTGATCGCGGGGCTGGTGTTCGTGCGCAGCCGCCGCAGGGCGGCCACCCAGACGACGAGGGGAAGCGCGTGA
- a CDS encoding aminotransferase class I/II-fold pyridoxal phosphate-dependent enzyme, with amino-acid sequence MNSTTTASTDARRSTGSGQHRAPYAEALRAHARRSWVRLNVPGHAADTLSFEPLTSLLGPEPLRLDFPPLLDGIDLGSDAPLHEALALAADAWGARRTWFLTNGASQGNQIASLVAPALGPVLVVQRSVHSSVIDGLVLSGLDAAFVEPSVDTDQGIAHGVTAEDLAKALAEQPDAAAAYVVSPSYFGAVADVRALADTAHAAGVPLIVDEAWGSHFGFHPALPDNALSQGADLVTSSTHKLAGSLTQSAMLHLGHGPFADRLEPLVERAFRMVQSTSASALLMASLDVARASLMTNREGVGASVEAAENARRVIRRLGRYAIVSDTFPLFPDIVAADPLRIAVDTRSGGISGHEARRLLSRDHQVMVEVATDSAIVAVVGAGAVPDMDRFIEALHCLPSPLVGSGEDDRSRLRLPSPGPALLTARDAFLSPSRSVPASDAVGMISADTLAAYPPGIPNVLPGEVITAEVIDFLQRTAAAPSGHVRGALDPAVSRLRVVAPDAQLSH; translated from the coding sequence GTGAACAGCACAACCACCGCATCCACTGATGCGCGACGGTCGACCGGATCCGGACAGCACCGCGCTCCGTACGCCGAAGCCCTGCGGGCCCACGCGCGCCGCAGCTGGGTTCGGCTGAACGTCCCCGGGCACGCGGCGGACACGCTCAGCTTCGAACCCCTGACCTCCCTGCTCGGGCCCGAGCCGCTCCGGCTGGACTTTCCGCCGCTCCTCGACGGGATCGATCTCGGCTCCGACGCTCCGCTGCACGAGGCGCTCGCCCTGGCCGCGGACGCCTGGGGCGCCCGGCGCACCTGGTTCCTGACCAACGGCGCCTCGCAGGGCAACCAGATCGCGTCCCTCGTGGCGCCGGCACTCGGCCCCGTCCTGGTCGTGCAGCGAAGCGTCCACTCCAGCGTCATCGACGGGCTCGTGCTGTCGGGGCTGGACGCCGCCTTCGTAGAGCCGTCGGTCGACACCGACCAGGGCATCGCCCATGGAGTCACCGCCGAGGACCTGGCCAAGGCCCTCGCCGAACAGCCGGACGCGGCGGCCGCGTACGTCGTCAGCCCCAGCTACTTCGGCGCGGTCGCCGACGTCCGTGCCCTGGCCGACACGGCCCATGCCGCCGGCGTTCCACTGATCGTGGACGAGGCATGGGGCTCGCACTTCGGCTTCCACCCGGCCCTCCCCGACAACGCGCTCTCCCAGGGCGCCGACCTGGTCACCTCCAGCACACACAAGCTGGCAGGCAGCCTCACCCAGTCGGCGATGCTCCATCTCGGCCACGGCCCGTTCGCCGACCGGCTGGAGCCGCTCGTGGAGCGTGCCTTCCGCATGGTGCAGTCGACGAGCGCGAGCGCGCTGCTCATGGCCTCGCTCGACGTGGCGCGGGCGAGCCTGATGACCAATCGTGAAGGCGTCGGCGCATCGGTGGAGGCGGCGGAGAACGCACGCCGGGTGATCCGGAGACTCGGCCGGTACGCGATCGTCAGCGACACCTTCCCGCTGTTCCCGGACATCGTCGCCGCCGATCCGCTGCGGATCGCCGTCGACACCCGCAGCGGCGGCATATCCGGGCACGAAGCGCGCAGGCTCCTGTCACGCGACCACCAGGTCATGGTGGAGGTGGCGACCGATTCCGCGATCGTCGCCGTGGTGGGCGCAGGCGCCGTGCCCGACATGGACCGCTTCATCGAAGCCCTCCACTGCCTTCCCTCCCCCCTGGTCGGCAGTGGCGAGGACGACCGGTCCCGCCTGCGGCTGCCGTCCCCCGGGCCGGCCCTGCTCACCGCCCGCGATGCCTTTCTCAGCCCCTCCCGGTCCGTGCCGGCCTCGGACGCGGTCGGCATGATCTCTGCGGACACCCTGGCGGCCTACCCCCCGGGCATCCCCAACGTGCTGCCGGGCGAGGTCATCACGGCAGAAGTGATCGATTTCCTCCAGCGCACCGCTGCCGCTCCCAGCGGTCATGTACGCGGAGCGCTCGACCCCGCCGTCTCGCGCCTTCGTGTCGTCGCCCCCGACGCACAGCTCTCGCACTGA
- a CDS encoding DUF5324 family protein, whose translation MTRIDSVRAATDSAKESVQHAAEVVAPYAETAKDQAARYAHEARTRLAPKASKAAQQARVQYDAYLAPHIELARSHVPPKVDEAAQRAALRTRQATKYAAEYTVPRVGSAVAAAQPVAEEATSRSIAALAALRGQVTPKEIQQLVRRNRRRAKAGRALKGFAAVSLVAAGSYAAWRWWDKQANPDWLVEPPAPTEVSDRAPLTSVDGSGPTVLDPEVRAKQDDAGPDEVDGTDLDDRR comes from the coding sequence GTGACCCGCATCGACAGCGTGCGCGCCGCAACCGACTCGGCGAAGGAGAGCGTGCAGCACGCCGCGGAAGTGGTGGCGCCCTACGCCGAGACGGCCAAGGACCAGGCCGCACGCTATGCGCACGAGGCCCGTACGCGGCTCGCGCCGAAGGCGTCGAAAGCAGCCCAACAGGCCCGTGTCCAGTACGACGCCTATCTCGCACCGCACATCGAACTGGCCCGCTCTCATGTGCCGCCCAAGGTCGACGAGGCCGCGCAGCGTGCCGCGCTCCGCACCCGCCAGGCCACGAAGTACGCCGCGGAGTACACCGTGCCCCGCGTCGGGTCCGCGGTGGCCGCTGCCCAGCCCGTCGCCGAGGAGGCCACGTCCCGCAGCATCGCGGCCCTGGCAGCCCTGCGCGGGCAGGTCACTCCGAAGGAGATCCAGCAGCTGGTCAGGAGGAACAGGAGGCGGGCCAAGGCCGGCCGCGCGCTGAAGGGCTTCGCCGCGGTCTCCCTGGTGGCGGCCGGTTCCTATGCCGCCTGGCGGTGGTGGGACAAGCAGGCCAACCCGGATTGGCTGGTCGAACCCCCCGCCCCCACGGAGGTCTCCGACCGCGCACCGCTGACCTCGGTCGACGGCAGCGGCCCGACGGTCCTCGACCCCGAGGTCCGTGCCAAGCAGGACGACGCCGGCCCTGACGAGGTGGACGGAACGGACCTCGACGACCGCCGCTGA
- a CDS encoding protein kinase produces MGEVFAGRYELIDPIGRGGVGAVWRAWDHRRRRYVAAKVLQQSDAHTLLRFVREQALRIEHPHVLAPASWAADDDKVLFTMDLVSGGSLAHVIGDYGPLPPRFVCTLLDQLLSGLSTVHAEGVVHRDIKPANILMEATGTGRPHLRLSDFGISMRKGEPRLTETNYVVGTPGYFAPEQMMGAEPDFPADLFAVGLVALYLLQGQKPDSRALVEHFASHGTPGAPQGIPEPLWQVLAGLLQPDPQARFRTATGARKALTAAVEMLPEPGVDDEPVEVFDQIGPLPAGFGPAGPLAAPRTPAGPAHAVRPQIEPTGQPLQQDAHLSGQVPVQPSVQQQPHTPSPSPMSETGSFHLAPPPQQPPTPQPQAQTQARPQPVQPAAFPPPLPAHTGSPFPAAAPDPSQAPTAAVQHEQALTRAYTAQQPQVPHPAAGVATHVPQKRPGPPPKVAVPVLLMALICFAVGIWALTQT; encoded by the coding sequence ATGGGTGAGGTCTTCGCGGGTCGGTACGAGCTGATCGATCCGATCGGACGTGGTGGCGTCGGCGCCGTCTGGCGTGCCTGGGACCACCGGCGTCGCCGGTACGTGGCGGCCAAGGTGCTCCAGCAGAGCGACGCGCACACACTGCTGCGCTTCGTCCGCGAGCAGGCACTGCGGATCGAGCATCCGCATGTGCTCGCCCCGGCCAGTTGGGCCGCGGACGACGACAAGGTCCTGTTCACCATGGATCTGGTCAGCGGTGGCTCGCTGGCGCATGTCATCGGCGACTACGGCCCGCTGCCCCCGCGCTTCGTCTGCACGCTGCTGGACCAGTTGTTGTCCGGGCTGTCGACGGTGCACGCCGAGGGTGTCGTGCACCGCGACATCAAGCCCGCCAACATCCTGATGGAGGCCACCGGCACCGGTCGGCCGCATCTGCGGCTCTCCGACTTCGGCATCTCCATGCGCAAGGGCGAGCCCCGCCTCACCGAGACCAACTATGTGGTGGGAACGCCGGGTTACTTCGCGCCCGAGCAGATGATGGGTGCGGAGCCCGACTTCCCCGCGGACCTCTTCGCCGTCGGTCTCGTGGCGCTCTATCTGTTGCAGGGTCAGAAGCCCGACTCCAGGGCTCTCGTCGAGCATTTCGCGTCGCACGGCACACCCGGCGCCCCACAGGGCATCCCGGAACCGCTGTGGCAGGTCCTCGCAGGCCTGCTCCAGCCGGATCCCCAGGCCCGGTTCCGGACGGCCACGGGCGCACGCAAGGCGCTGACCGCCGCTGTCGAGATGCTGCCGGAGCCCGGCGTCGACGACGAACCGGTGGAGGTCTTCGATCAGATCGGCCCGCTGCCCGCCGGATTCGGTCCCGCAGGCCCCCTCGCCGCCCCCCGGACCCCCGCCGGACCCGCGCACGCCGTGCGGCCACAGATCGAACCCACGGGCCAGCCACTCCAGCAGGACGCCCACCTGTCCGGACAGGTGCCCGTACAGCCGTCCGTGCAGCAGCAGCCGCACACCCCGTCGCCCTCCCCGATGTCGGAGACGGGTAGCTTCCACCTCGCCCCGCCCCCGCAGCAGCCGCCCACCCCCCAGCCACAGGCCCAGACTCAGGCCCGGCCACAGCCGGTGCAGCCGGCCGCTTTTCCCCCTCCGCTCCCGGCGCATACAGGTTCCCCCTTCCCTGCCGCCGCACCGGATCCCTCCCAGGCCCCGACAGCGGCGGTGCAGCACGAACAAGCTCTCACTCGTGCTTACACCGCTCAGCAGCCGCAGGTTCCCCATCCCGCAGCGGGAGTTGCCACGCACGTTCCTCAGAAGCGACCGGGACCGCCCCCGAAGGTGGCGGTCCCGGTCCTGCTGATGGCGCTGATCTGTTTCGCCGTAGGTATCTGGGCGCTGACCCAGACCTGA
- a CDS encoding DLW-39 family protein produces MKKLLLVALAAIGGLLVYRQIQADRAEQDLWTEATDSVPAGSGV; encoded by the coding sequence GTGAAGAAGCTTCTCCTGGTCGCACTGGCCGCCATCGGCGGGCTCCTCGTGTACCGCCAGATCCAGGCGGATCGCGCCGAGCAGGATCTGTGGACGGAGGCGACTGACTCCGTGCCCGCAGGTTCGGGTGTGTGA
- a CDS encoding ABC transporter substrate-binding protein encodes MTRYMATRRAVVATVAATGLLSLLASCGNQTKDEADDGVPSATSAAPLADKLPRAIRDKGVIKVGSDIAYPPVEFKDSSGKVVGIDPDIADALGKQLGVKFEFENGTFDTLITGLRAKRYDLAMSAMTDTKDRQNGVDPETGKKVGEGVDFVDYFTAGVSIYTRKGDDQGIRTWADLCGKKIVVQRGTVSEDLAELENTKCLKAKKGKIAIEAFDNDQQAQTRLRSGGADAGVSDFPVAAYAAKTSGGGNDFRIVGDQVEAAPYGIAVAKGNTQLREAIQAALDAVIKNGEYKKIVAKWRVEAGAVTEAKINGGT; translated from the coding sequence ATGACCAGATACATGGCCACACGCCGAGCCGTCGTGGCAACCGTCGCCGCGACAGGACTTCTCTCCCTCCTTGCCTCATGCGGCAACCAGACGAAGGACGAGGCCGACGACGGCGTCCCCAGCGCCACCTCCGCGGCCCCGCTCGCGGACAAGCTTCCCCGGGCGATCCGCGACAAGGGCGTCATCAAGGTCGGTTCGGACATCGCGTACCCGCCGGTCGAGTTCAAGGACAGCTCCGGCAAGGTCGTCGGGATCGACCCGGACATCGCGGACGCTCTCGGCAAGCAGCTCGGTGTGAAGTTCGAGTTCGAGAACGGCACCTTCGACACGCTGATCACAGGTCTGCGCGCGAAGCGGTACGACCTCGCCATGTCGGCCATGACGGATACCAAGGACCGGCAGAACGGTGTCGACCCGGAGACCGGGAAGAAGGTCGGCGAGGGCGTCGACTTCGTCGACTACTTCACCGCCGGTGTCTCGATCTACACCAGGAAGGGTGACGACCAGGGCATCAGGACCTGGGCCGACCTGTGCGGCAAGAAGATCGTCGTCCAGCGCGGCACGGTCTCCGAGGACCTTGCCGAGCTCGAGAACACCAAGTGCCTGAAGGCCAAGAAGGGCAAGATCGCGATCGAGGCCTTCGACAACGACCAGCAGGCCCAGACCCGGCTGCGGTCCGGCGGCGCGGACGCCGGGGTGTCCGACTTCCCGGTGGCGGCGTACGCGGCCAAGACCTCGGGCGGCGGGAACGACTTCCGGATCGTCGGCGATCAGGTCGAGGCCGCCCCGTACGGCATCGCCGTCGCGAAGGGCAACACCCAGCTCCGCGAAGCGATTCAGGCCGCGCTCGACGCCGTCATCAAGAACGGCGAGTACAAGAAGATCGTCGCCAAGTGGCGTGTCGAGGCCGGCGCGGTGACCGAGGCAAAGATCAACGGTGGCACATGA
- a CDS encoding DNA-binding protein: MDAAQQEATARARELQRSWYGEPLGALFRRLIDDLGLNQARLAAVLGLSAPMLSQLMSGQRAKIGNPAVVQRVQALQELAGHVADGSVSAGEATDRMEEIKKSQGGSVLTGTGQTSTTGGAPTVRRVVREIQSLLRSVAAAGDIIDAADSLAPTHPELAEFLKVYGAGRTADAVAHYEGHQG; encoded by the coding sequence ATGGACGCAGCTCAGCAAGAGGCAACGGCAAGAGCCAGGGAGCTTCAGCGCAGTTGGTACGGAGAGCCACTGGGGGCGCTCTTCCGTCGGCTGATCGATGATCTCGGCCTGAATCAGGCCCGGCTCGCCGCCGTACTCGGGCTGTCCGCCCCCATGCTCTCCCAGCTGATGAGCGGCCAGCGGGCGAAGATCGGGAACCCGGCGGTCGTCCAGCGTGTCCAGGCCCTGCAGGAACTGGCCGGCCACGTCGCCGACGGCAGCGTCAGCGCGGGAGAGGCCACCGACCGCATGGAAGAGATCAAGAAGTCCCAGGGCGGCTCCGTCCTCACCGGCACCGGTCAGACCTCGACCACCGGCGGGGCGCCCACCGTCCGGCGCGTGGTCCGCGAGATCCAGTCGCTGCTGCGGTCGGTCGCGGCCGCCGGGGACATCATCGATGCCGCCGACTCCCTCGCCCCGACCCACCCGGAACTGGCAGAGTTCCTCAAGGTGTACGGGGCAGGGCGCACCGCGGACGCGGTCGCGCACTACGAGGGACACCAGGGCTAG